Part of the Toxotes jaculatrix isolate fToxJac2 chromosome 8, fToxJac2.pri, whole genome shotgun sequence genome is shown below.
ATGAGATTGAACCATTTGTGCTTTGTAAAGAGGGAATTCCATAACATTTCTCCGAAGCAATAGAGGTCATTCAtttaacccccacccccacccccaactcctgctccctctccttGTGTCACCTCCcagctctcttttctctgctcctccatccACCCTGTGCCATGTTTAGACCCACATATAGACCTATTGATTGAATTATTTATGTCAGGGAAGGGCAGTGGCAGACAGGCTAGTAGCAGCACTGAGATATGGTTAGatcatatatacacacagttttCCACCAGCCTGTCTAATTGATGctcctataaaaaaaaaacaggaaactgtagAACTGCCAACAGAAGCAAATGTGCTTTATGCTTTATCCATTTCTTTCTAAGTATATTCTTGAATTATTAGTTACTAGAGACGATGgtcaacacagacaaaatacCTTTTAAATGTATTATATTATCAATAATTCCTCTCAGAGCTGCACTGACCAGCACTTTTATCATAACTGTGTAACAGAGGAAAAGACCTAAAGagacttattattattattacctgcAGTTCTGTGTAGCTGTAGAGAACATTTTAGCAAAGGCTAGTAGGGAAAACCAAACTCCCTTTGGCAGCTGTTTTTAGTGAAAAATCTCAGCTAAGCCAACTGTACTTTACCCGTCCAGTAAGCGACGGGCATTTGGCCAATGAGTCAGACGTGTCCCTCAGAAGTTGGTGGAGTGAAGAACAGAATGAAAAGGAGAATGAAAATTGGACTTAACATCATCAGGTTGACTCAAACATGACTTCTACTGAAGGCtgatgctgaatgtgtaaataggcCAGTGTTTGCCACTGTTAGCCATAACAACATTGCAaagtgattaatcaattaatcaattaatgctgatttaaatttaaaaataacatgtgGAATAACAGTAGAACAGTTGAAATTCATTAGATTTTCCCAGAAACCTCAGTTGTGTTACGTATCATCCAAGGAATCCCTGCAGCTGTTACTGATTATCAGCATAACAGCATAGAAACTTCAGAAATAACTTAGGAATGAGCTTATTTATTTGCTGCCTTCAGAGTGCCTTGTTGGCCTTGATGTAGACCTGGACATTACTTAGCATTTCAAGTGTCAGTTCATATTCCTGTAATTGTTTGAAActtctttcacattttcagatcTTAACATAAATGCATTTAGAtcccaaaatatattcattgcTTCTTTCCTCTTTAAATCAGGGGCTGAGATAAGTAATGAGAACATCCTGTTTTGATTTAATCTTTCAGATGACGTGAGGTCAAATTGAGACTTATTGATGCTTCTATAAAGCCCACAGTAAAGATttatcatcatctttttctctcagttacTCACTGTCCACTAGTTTTAGCTCGACTCCATTACACATCTTGCAATGCTGAATTTGGCTAAGTGAAATTGAAATCCTTTCCTTTCTAGCTACCTGTTCTATcctgctcatgttttttttcccaactctGGAAACAAAGGACAGTATATCCTCTTGGGATATCAGATAACAAGAACAGGAAGTAGTGTATGGCTGCTGGGCAATCACCACTCCTAGACGTAATGTAGGCCAGATGCTTTAATTCAATTTTCATTGAGCGACCAGTCATATAGAGTGATCCAGAAGACTGCAGGCTGGAGACACCAGGCTCCTTTACAGACATATCATGGCTCATGGGTTCATTGTGACATGAGGCTTCCAGGCTTTCAGACGACCTGAGGGGGAAGGTCAGTCTGTATTTATAGTGAGGTGGTGTGAGAAAGTGCAAGTGTGTAAGGATGGAGCAGCTTAATCCTATTagcagctacacacacaaacagcttggCTGCAAAAACATCAACAGAGCAGAAACGACACTGAATGTGCCAAATATCAAGGACAGTTACTCTTTTCATTATGTTTATTAATTAGGTGAATCCAGGCAGAACAGTTATTCTGTATTGGCTTCCTTTAGTTAAATGTGTTGCAGGCCTGTAGATAAACAGGACCAGAGTTAAAGAGGGATTTTGGGACTTTAGGTCGACCTTGTTTGCACATAAACACCGGCTCTAGCTGTCTACTGCTGTGAGACAAATGTCTGCTTGACGTCACGATGGTTCCTGTAGCTGCCcaggtttctttcttttttttttttattttaacacaaacaAGGGAGCATCTGAATGACTCAACAAAGAGACTgtacagagcagcagtgagtggATGTTTTTGTTCACCGGTTTTTCATCCAAATCCAGATGCGGTTGTGTGCACAGTCACCTTTTCTCCTCTAACCTATTTCTGCATAAGAGGCAGCGACAGACTGCTCCAGCCTTTTCCTCCTGTCCATAACAACAAGCTGACAGTTTGAGGGGCTGAATATATGATGCTGTGTCCTGGCTGCAAGTTGAGAGCAGTACAGCTGATGAATGGGCAGCGGGATGGAAGTGGTGCTGCACTTTTATTGATTAGGACGAGGCTAATTGTCAATAGACATAAAGCTTTGTTGGCAACAGGACACAAGGGCTGAACCTCTGACCCCTGTCTTATTGTTGACACAACTGTCCATCACTGCATGTTAGAGTCATCACGAGCTCGGTCGCTTCCTTTTTTCAGATTTGGAGTTGCTGATATGAGGAATTGTGcattcacttaaaaaaaaagattttggtgTAGCCCTGGATGAGAGCAGTTTGTGAGGACTTCTACATCTTAAAAGATTATATGAAACTCATTTgttgtaattaaaaatgtatgagtCAAACATTAGCGCACAGTACTGTTCAGTGTCTTTTCTAGTTCCCCagctttttctgtttgacagaGATATGGCACTCATCTAGAAAGCTGAATAAATGTCTTCCCCATCTTCTTTCATTATTACTTACTAGGAACTTTCTTAGTTCTTATTTTGCTTAGATAATTCTGGATATTACAGAAAGCTACACGGaaaattttaaatgcagttGCTTGATATTACGTGACTATTGTAAAAATATGGGATCTAATATAGTTTAGTATGTTTGTAATGCTGCCTAacaggacccaaatgcagagaACAGACGTGTATGATATcaaatttcacaaacatttatCAATCTTTGCTGAAGTCTacacaaagctaaaaaaaaaaattaaaactactgcCAAAATGGGAAAAGAAGACCGACTGAACTGGCCACAGACATTCAGCATCAAACGTGAGACAGTGAAATTCCAGCCTGTTAGCACCAATGTTGGGAAACATCCAAGACCAGCTTGAACACATCTGTGTAGACTAGTTTCTACAGTAAGTGATGCTGTAGCATTGACTGGTGGGGCTGTTAGAAGGTTTACCATGTGTGGTCAGCTTCCTTCAGTGGCATGATCCTGATACCtgtcagattgtgtgtgtgtgctgagtgtgATAACCTTTTTAACAGTGTAAATAGCCTGAAGTATCTTGGTGTCAGACCCATTCCTGCTTTTACACAGTTGACCAATTTAACTTTGTGTACTCTTTTTGTTTGTAGGACGATAGCTTACTGTCAGTGGGTGGACAACTTGGAGGAAACCCAGAAGCTCCTTGCGATGAGCGGCCCTCTGAGCGACACACTGAAGTGGCTACTGAGCCACCTGAACGGCAGCATGGTGCGCAGAGAGATGTACGGCCACGGCATCGGACGCTTCTCCAAGGAGGAGGTCTACGCCCTGATGGAGAAGGACATGAGGACGCTGGCCACACTGCTGGGTAGGAGGGTGAccatggtttgtgtgtgtgtttggtggatAAGTGTTTGTGCAACCTCTTGTCCAAACCTTTGCcattaaaatgtaattcattAGAGCTAACAGTTGCCCCGTCACAGCTATGAGCAGTAACCTACGTATCTAAGGGATAATGAACGAAAACAGGGAAATATCTGGATGTCCGTCATGTGGATATATTATCAGTGTGTTCAGATGGAAACAAACAGTCAGATGCTGGAATGAAAAAGTGATTTGCAATGATCTGTTGGTGCCGTTTCAACTGAGCACCACTCGTTGTAAAACGGAAAGTCATTGGCAGAGTTAATGCATCAGTTCTCTCTGTGGCTTCTCTTTCAAGTGccagaaatgtgaatttgttgcTGCCAAAAGTGCCTTTCTTCCAGCTTCAGGATGAAATTAGTTTATTATAAAGTGCTTTCTGTGAAGGTGCAGGGCAGCAGGAGATAACTGATTTAGAGTAAATCATTTTTAAGGCCACAAGTATTTTATATCAGCTGTAGATTTCAGTGTTAGGAGTCATATTACTTTTTAAACCACTGGAGTGCTCTGAGTGCTTTATCTGGTAACTATAATAGAGTTTTCAATTCCAATAAACCATGATTAGATTGCTTATTACTTTCTAGCGTTATTTTTACTACCTACCCTGGTAGCTACCACTATACTTAGAGCATACCATGCAGTACCTGCATgtatcagcatgttagcatttgaATTTATCTTGTTAACACCTGTAAAACTACTTGCTCCTCTCTAGGAGATAAGAAATACTTCATGGGCTCTAAGATGTCAACATTAGATGCTACAGTGTTTGGGCATCTAGCGCAGGCCATGTGGACTCTACCTGGGACACGACCTGAACAACTCATCAAAGGTCAGTGGATCtgttcagttctcagacatgagtgaagcagaatatttataataattatcACCACACTATTGCATGATTACTGTAGATAatgctgctttatttttaactttataatTACCCTATGTTTTCAGCACACAAGCAATTTACACTGTCATTTACAGTTCTCTATATTTGTCCTTCctgccactagatggcagtgaTAGTCCACTGCAGTGTTGAGCTGCTGACACAGGCTTTGACTGTTGCTTTTCACATCTTGCACAGAACAGATAACGCTCAAATTTCTTCAGAAAGCAAATCATAGCACATGATCACAtatgaagattctctgttgtcATTTTGAAACATCTTTAATGATTACAGAgggacaagacaaaaaaaacctatCCCTATCCCAGCCTATCCCTGGTGTCtgcattctgtttttctgcatcaAACTCACTATATCAGTGAGCTTCTGTGACACCTCCTGCTGGTTTTAGCTGTTTCTGTAACAGCTTGTGCGTGTAATCCCGTCTATCTTTACAGGAGAGCTGATCAACCTGGCCATGTTCTGCGAGCGGATGCGGAGAAAGTTCTGGCCTGAGTGGtttgtggaggtggaggatcTTTATTACGATGGagacagtgagagcagcagcgGCGGCTCCCCTACAGGCCTGCTGGACTTTGGCCTCTTCTCCAGGACGGACACTCTGGACGACAGCGACGCCAGCAGCCACTCGGCcgaacacactcacacacactcccccgaCTCCGACCACTCGCTCTTTGACTCAGACGTGGGCACGGGGTCTGACAATGACATTCAGCTTAAGGAGGAGTTAATGCCAGACCTGGAGGTTTGACCTGATAATGACCGTGATTAGCTGACAGACTGAGACTGACAGGAGGCTGAAACAATCAGGCTACTTAATTAACCTGGTTAAAAGAGCCTGTCCAGACAACAGCTCTCACAGCTGAAGAAACTagtccagctcctccacctccagtaCCTAACATGTTACAACTTCCTGACGGACAGACTGGGTATTTATATGCAGAGCATACAAACTTAACCTCATAATGCACATGCTACTGTAAAGTCTGTCCCCTCCCGTAACGTCAGAACTGTCCCTGTGGCAGTTCCTCTTTGCCTTATTTGTCTCGTCCTAAGATGCAGAAGCTGGTGTGAAAGGTTAACACAGAAGAAACATCTCATGAAAAGCGCGGCAGCGACAGAGGAGTGTTGTAAACAAGACAGGTGGCACTTCACTTGCTATGAAATGATGCAACTAATCACCACTCTGCCATGTGTCTTAACGCACAAACCCATTCAGACAGGTGGAGATTGATCATGTGGCTAAAAGGAACAGCTGTTGTGTCTCAGCTATTAACTATCCACGTgctgaagaggaaacacagtTGACACTGAACGCCAGTTTGTGCCCTAGGTTTATCCTCGTGTCATCTCCTTTATGCTACTGTACGTGGGAAGAGTCAGTATCCAAAAAAAGATGTGTATCCATCAGACCAAAAGCTTAGATCCACTTGTTGGCCTACTGAATACGAGTCAAGGATGAGCAGATTTGTGCCTGTTTCATTTACTGGTTATCATCCAAATTTCCCTccattaattaatcatttgttTGCACGTGGTTATTAGTGAGCCTGGAGCTTTTGGTCGTTAATTTCAGTGTCCTTTAGGTCTCTAATTGAAGAGCTGTAGTTTTTATATTTGACCACTAGATGGAGTCAACAGTCAGCCTGATGTCTCCTTCATTCTGTAACATCAAGGTCATTCCACTCTGAGGAGCTGCAGAAGACTTAACACAGCAAATTATTTCTCCTTCAGTCCTTTGAATATTGTGGTTCCCATTCATAGGTAAcctatcagtgtgtgtgtgtgtgtttgtgtatgtgcgagTGCATGCATACTTTGCATGCATACTGTGACTGAGCACAGCAACAAATCAGCCTTAGTGCTCAGGCAATTCCCTGCAACAGATTTTGTTGGAATATAATTTATCATCAGTGCCACTTGATTATTATTCTTTGTAAAAGAACTTATGTGtcaaatgtatatttttttgttaatctttgttttcttatttctctcAAAGAGAGAGATGTTATTTTGCACTAGTGGAAATTTATTTTCACCGTATTTCAGCGGGAACAGTCTGCTGGTGAGGCACAGAACGGAATAGGCCAAATGAATGGGAAGCATTAATGTGTATATCAGTAGTGCAGGTCGCTGAGCGTTCTGATAATGATTGTGCTGTGAGGGGGGACTCTGCTGCTTatgctggctgtgtgtgtgtgaatgttacTCCGTGTGAATCAGTGAGGCAGT
Proteins encoded:
- the faxcb gene encoding failed axon connections homolog isoform X1; this encodes MYWAAGFASSRPCVVELGRNHSLPLGLCASEQQQSLYGYIIAFPLQDYGGIMSVLGSDSWWKKTLYITGGALLAAAAYLLHELLAIRKEQELDSKDAIILHQFSRPKNGVPSLSPFCLKIETYLRMVDLPYQNYFDGKLSPQGKMPWIEYNHEQASGSEFIVDFLEEKLGVNLNKNLTPQERAVSRAVTKMVEEHLYWTIAYCQWVDNLEETQKLLAMSGPLSDTLKWLLSHLNGSMVRREMYGHGIGRFSKEEVYALMEKDMRTLATLLGDKKYFMGSKMSTLDATVFGHLAQAMWTLPGTRPEQLIKGELINLAMFCERMRRKFWPEWFVEVEDLYYDGDSESSSGGSPTGLLDFGLFSRTDTLDDSDASSHSAEHTHTHSPDSDHSLFDSDVGTGSDNDIQLKEELMPDLEV
- the faxcb gene encoding failed axon connections homolog isoform X2, with the protein product MNVFLHFRSCSRDYGGIMSVLGSDSWWKKTLYITGGALLAAAAYLLHELLAIRKEQELDSKDAIILHQFSRPKNGVPSLSPFCLKIETYLRMVDLPYQNYFDGKLSPQGKMPWIEYNHEQASGSEFIVDFLEEKLGVNLNKNLTPQERAVSRAVTKMVEEHLYWTIAYCQWVDNLEETQKLLAMSGPLSDTLKWLLSHLNGSMVRREMYGHGIGRFSKEEVYALMEKDMRTLATLLGDKKYFMGSKMSTLDATVFGHLAQAMWTLPGTRPEQLIKGELINLAMFCERMRRKFWPEWFVEVEDLYYDGDSESSSGGSPTGLLDFGLFSRTDTLDDSDASSHSAEHTHTHSPDSDHSLFDSDVGTGSDNDIQLKEELMPDLEV